In Cucurbita pepo subsp. pepo cultivar mu-cu-16 chromosome LG04, ASM280686v2, whole genome shotgun sequence, the following are encoded in one genomic region:
- the LOC111793673 gene encoding probable cysteine protease RD19B: MDRSFLLFSVVIAAAAVLCSSESLASTYSVSPLIRQVIDDGESNNLPLQAEHHFLLFKRKFGKSYATEEEHNRRFRIFKANMRRALRHQSFDPSAIHGVTQFSDLTVSEFQKTFLGLRGHRLKLPLDANQAPILPTENLPGDFDWRERGAVTPVKNQGTCGSCWSFSTTGALEGANFLATGELVSLSEQQLVDCDHECDSEEAGSCDSGCNGGLMNSALEYTLKVGGLMREQDYPYTGIDRETCKFDRSKIAASVANFSVVSLDEDQIAANLVKNGPLAIAINAVFMQTYIGGVSCPFICSKRLDHGVLLVGYGSAGYAPIRMRDRDYWIIKNSWGPNWGENGYYRICKGRNICGVDSLVSTVAAVQTPIPAQAE, translated from the exons ATGGATCGGAGTTTCTTGTTGTTTTCCGTCGtcatcgccgccgccgccgtcctCTGCTCATCGGAATCTTTGGCCTCGACGTATTCCGTCAGTCCGCTGATTCGTCAAGTTATTGACGACGGCGAATCCAATAATCTCCCGCTTCAAGCGGAGCACCACTTTTTGCTCTTCAAGCGAAAATTCGGAAAATCGTATGCTACTGAGGAAGAGCACAATCGCAGGTTCAGGATCTTCAAGGCTAATATGCGACGAGCGCTCCGCCATCAGTCTTTTGATCCATCCGCTATTCATGGCGTCACTCAGTTCTCTGATTTGACCGTTTCTGAGTTTCAGAAAACCTTTCTAGGGCTACGAGGTCACCGTCTTAAACTTCCTCTAGATGCCAATCAGGCTCCGATTCTCCCTACGGAGAATCTTCCGGGTGATTTTGATTGGAGAGAACGTGGTGCTGTAACTCCTGTGAAAAATCAG GGAACTTGCGGATCCTGCTGGAGTTTCAGTACAACCGGTGCCCTTGAAGGTGCTAATTTCCTTGCCACAGGAGAACTTGTTAGCTTGAGCGAACAGCAGCTTGTAGATTGTGATCACGAg TGTGATTCAGAGGAAGCTGGATCCTGTGATTCTGGTTGCAATGGTGGCCTGATGAATAGTGCACTTGAATACACACTAAAAGTTGGAGGTCTGATGAGGGAGCAAGATTATCCCTATACTGGAATCGATCGTGAAACCTGTAAATTTGACAGGTCCAAGATTGCTGCATCAGTTGCCAATTTCAGCGTTGTTTCACTTGATGAGGATCAAATTGCTGCAAATCTGGTGAAAAATGGCCCACTTGCAA TTGCTATCAATGCGGTGTTCATGCAGACATACATAGGAGGAGTATCATGTCCATTCATATGTTCAAAGCGGTTGGATCATGGAGTTTTGCTGGTGGGTTATGGCTCAGCTGGGTATGCTCCCATCAGAATGAGAGACAGGGACTATTGGATCATCAAGAACTCTTGGGGACCAAATTGGGGAGAAAATGGGTACTACAGGATTTGCAAAGGTAGGAATATCTGTGGAGTTGATTCCTTGGTGTCAACTGTTGCAGCAGTTCAGACTCCCATTCCAGCACAAGCTGAGTAG
- the LOC111792625 gene encoding purple acid phosphatase-like, which yields MRVVDFSFSASFAVLILVLNGVEVCNGGETSRFVRNVEKTVDMPLDSDVFALPPGYNAPQQVHITQGDHEGKAVIVSWVTPNEAGSNKVLYWSENSKLKKHAFGKVYTYKFYNYTSGYIHHCTISNLKYNTKYFYEVGIGYSPRMFWFVTPPEVGPDVPYTFGLIGDLGQSFDSNITLTHYEQNPHKGKTVLFVGDLSYADNYPFHDNVRWDTWGRFTERSTAYQPWIWTAGNHEIDFVPEIGETEPFKPYTNRYHVPYKASESTAPFWYSIKRGPSYIIVLASYSAYGKYTPQYKWLEMEFPKVNRSETPWLIVLMHSPWYNSYNYHYMEGETMRVMYESWFVKYKVDVVFAGHVHAYERSERISNIAYNIVNGRCVPVKDQSAPVYITIGDGGNLEGLATNMTEPQPSYSVYREASFGHAIFDIKNRTHAYFSWNRNHDGYAVEADSLWFFNRHWYPVDELSSSEKK from the exons ATGAGAGTTGTGGATTTTTCGTTTTCTGCttcttttgctgttttgaTTCTTGTTTTGAATGGCGTGGAGGTCTGTAATGGCGGCGAAACAAGTCGGTTTGTGAGGAATGTTGAGAAAACTGTGGATATGCCTCTTGACAGTGATGTTTTTGCTCTGCCTCCTGGTTATAATGCTCCTCAGCAG GTTCATATCACCCAAGGAGATCATGAAGGGAAGGCAGTGATTGTTTCATGGGTGACTCCAAATGAAGCAGGATCAAATAAAGTATTGTATTGGAGTGAGAACAGCAAGCTTAAGAAACATGCTTTTGGAAAAGTATATACTTATAAGTTCTATAACTACACTTCTGGCTACATTCATCACTGCACCATTTCAAACTTGAAG TACAACACCAAATACTTCTATGAAGTGGGAATTGGGTACTCTCCGAGAATGTTCTGGTTCGTCACTCCTCCAGAAGTCGGTCCGGATGTCCCCTATACGTTTGGTCTCATCG GGGATCTTGGCCAGAGTTTTGATTCGAATATAACGTTGACTCATTATGAACAAAATCCACATAAAGGGAAAACAGTTTTGTTTGTGGGGGATCTATCTTATGCTGATAACTATCCATTTCATGATAATGTAAGATGGGATACATGGGGAAGATTCACAGAGAGAAGCACTGCATATCAGCCTTGGATATGGACCGCAGGAAATCATGAAATTGATTTTGTCCCTGAAATT GGCGAAACCGAGCCGTTCAAGCCATATACGAACCGTTATCACGTCCCTTATAAAGCCTCTGAGAGCACAGCTCCGTTTTGGTACTCGATCAAAAGAGGTCCTTCGTACATCATAGTCTTGGCTTCCTATTCAGCTTATG GTAAATACACTCCTCAATACAAATGGCTTGAAATGGAGTTCCCAAAAGTGAACAGAAGCGAAACACCATGGTTGATTGTTCTGATGCATTCTCCATGGTACAACAGCTACAACTATCATTACATGGAAGGAGAAACTATGCGAGTAATGTACGAGTCATGGTTCGTAAAATACAAAGTCGATGTCGTCTTTGCTGGCCATGTCCATGCCTATGAAAGATCT GAAAGGATTTCAAATATTGCATACAACATAGTGAATGGCCGTTGTGTTCCTGTGAAAGATCAATCTGCACCTGTATACATAACAATAGGTGATGGAGGAAACCTTGAAGGCCTAGCAACAAA TATGACGGAGCCACAGCCTTCGTACTCGGTGTATCGTGAAGCAAGCTTCGGGCATGCCATATTTGATATCAAGAACCGAACTCATGCATATTTCAGTTGGAACAGGAACCACGATGGCTATGCAGTTGAAGCCGATTCTCTTTGGTTTTTCAACCGACACTGGTACCCGGTGGACGAGTTGTCGTCGagtgagaagaaatga
- the LOC111792237 gene encoding chromatin remodeling protein SHL-like isoform X3, whose amino-acid sequence MPPRDQQIHSSAGHFPQLNSGDSQGSLLMAKPKAPRQTLDSYTVKRINKTIKAGDCVLMRPSEPSKPSYVAKIEKIEADSRGANVKVHVRWYYRPEESIGGRRQFHGSKELFLSDHYDVQSADTIEGKCTVHTFKNYTKLDAVGNEDYFSRFDYNSATGAFTPDRVAVYCKCEMPYNPDDLMVQCERCSDWFHPACIEMSAEKAKKLDHFFCESCSPEGQKKLQNSQSTSKIAETKVDSKRRRR is encoded by the exons ATGCCGCCACGTGACCAGCAGATCCACTCCTCCGCCGGACATTTTCCTCAGCTGAACTCCGGCGATTC CCAGGGCTCGCTTTTGATGGCCAAACCCAAGGCTCCGAGGCAAACCCTAGATTCCTACACTGTCAAACGCATCAACAAAACCATTAAAG CCGGCGATTGCGTGCTTATGAGGCCCTCTGAACCCTCGAAACCGTCGTATGTGGCCAAGATTGAGAAGATTGAGGCGGATTCTCGCGGGGCTAATGTGAAGGTCCATGTTCGCTGGTATTACCGGCCGGAGGAATCGATTGGGGGTCGGAGACAGTTTCATGGCTCGAAGGAGTTGTTTCTCTCCGACCATTACGACGTTCAAAGTGCAGATACCATCGAGGGAAAGTGTACGGTGCATACATTTAAGAATTATACCAAGCTTGATGCTGTTGGGAATGAGGACTATTTTTCCCGTTTCGACTATAATTCCGCTACTGGGGCTTTCACTCCCGATCGAGTGGCTGT ATATTGCAAATGTGAGATGCCATATAATCCCGATGACCTAATGGTTCAGTGCGAGAGATGCAGTGATTG GTTTCATCCTGCTTGTATAGAAATGTCTGCAGAAAAAGCTAAAAAACTTGACCACTTCTTCTGTGAAAGTTGTTCTCCAGAGGGTCAAAAGAAGTTGCAGAATTCACAGTCTACATCTAAAATTGCAGAGACAAAG GTGGATTCGAAACGACGACGGAGGTGA
- the LOC111792237 gene encoding chromatin remodeling protein SHL-like isoform X1, producing the protein MAKPKAPRQTLDSYTVKRINKTIKAGDCVLMRPSEPSKPSYVAKIEKIEADSRGANVKVHVRWYYRPEESIGGRRQFHGSKELFLSDHYDVQSADTIEGKCTVHTFKNYTKLDAVGNEDYFSRFDYNSATGAFTPDRVAVYCKCEMPYNPDDLMVQCERCSDWFHPACIEMSAEKAKKLDHFFCESCSPEGQKKLQNSQSTSKIAETKVDSKRRRR; encoded by the exons ATGGCCAAACCCAAGGCTCCGAGGCAAACCCTAGATTCCTACACTGTCAAACGCATCAACAAAACCATTAAAG CCGGCGATTGCGTGCTTATGAGGCCCTCTGAACCCTCGAAACCGTCGTATGTGGCCAAGATTGAGAAGATTGAGGCGGATTCTCGCGGGGCTAATGTGAAGGTCCATGTTCGCTGGTATTACCGGCCGGAGGAATCGATTGGGGGTCGGAGACAGTTTCATGGCTCGAAGGAGTTGTTTCTCTCCGACCATTACGACGTTCAAAGTGCAGATACCATCGAGGGAAAGTGTACGGTGCATACATTTAAGAATTATACCAAGCTTGATGCTGTTGGGAATGAGGACTATTTTTCCCGTTTCGACTATAATTCCGCTACTGGGGCTTTCACTCCCGATCGAGTGGCTGT ATATTGCAAATGTGAGATGCCATATAATCCCGATGACCTAATGGTTCAGTGCGAGAGATGCAGTGATTG GTTTCATCCTGCTTGTATAGAAATGTCTGCAGAAAAAGCTAAAAAACTTGACCACTTCTTCTGTGAAAGTTGTTCTCCAGAGGGTCAAAAGAAGTTGCAGAATTCACAGTCTACATCTAAAATTGCAGAGACAAAG GTGGATTCGAAACGACGACGGAGGTGA
- the LOC111792237 gene encoding chromatin remodeling protein EBS-like isoform X2, translated as MAKPKAPRQTLDSYTVKRINKTIKAGDCVLMRPSEPSKPSYVAKIEKIEADSRGANVKVHVRWYYRPEESIGGRRQFHGSKELFLSDHYDVQSADTIEGKCTVHTFKNYTKLDAVGNEDYFSRFDYNSATGAFTPDRVAVYCKCEMPYNPDDLMVQCERCSDW; from the exons ATGGCCAAACCCAAGGCTCCGAGGCAAACCCTAGATTCCTACACTGTCAAACGCATCAACAAAACCATTAAAG CCGGCGATTGCGTGCTTATGAGGCCCTCTGAACCCTCGAAACCGTCGTATGTGGCCAAGATTGAGAAGATTGAGGCGGATTCTCGCGGGGCTAATGTGAAGGTCCATGTTCGCTGGTATTACCGGCCGGAGGAATCGATTGGGGGTCGGAGACAGTTTCATGGCTCGAAGGAGTTGTTTCTCTCCGACCATTACGACGTTCAAAGTGCAGATACCATCGAGGGAAAGTGTACGGTGCATACATTTAAGAATTATACCAAGCTTGATGCTGTTGGGAATGAGGACTATTTTTCCCGTTTCGACTATAATTCCGCTACTGGGGCTTTCACTCCCGATCGAGTGGCTGT ATATTGCAAATGTGAGATGCCATATAATCCCGATGACCTAATGGTTCAGTGCGAGAGATGCAGTGATTGGTAA
- the LOC111792127 gene encoding transcription factor bHLH63-like codes for MNRALPEMLNTAENCADTLTVLERQRARFKWQQDQLLYQQQQQQQQPFNGMMDYGAGFPPSDHLTGFPGFMSAAGDGGGGGGLSLVEMVMGAVKPDPGLEDGWSDPSLLLNPPTAYELNSSLSRTSSCPPAVNPAAAAGRESFKKRKAEKVQKPINNKEKKIKASSEEEEEEEEEEELSKTTDQNSTKNNNSTTTTTTTNNNRETSADTSKASEVKKPDYIHVRARRGQATDSHSLAERARREKISERMKYLQDLVPGCNKITGKAGMLDEIINYVQSLQRQVEFLSMKLAAVNPRLDFNVDDLFLKEVFPPPCTTATFAAIGGISSEITDPSSYLQFNPNNQQIVPCCGLEMGINTSDVALRRTISAPVSFPENFLDSSCLTQFQGSSGWDVDLQNLYNVGFDQGRSSNAFSSQPYTGSIEGSNVKMEL; via the exons ATGAACAGAGCATTGCCGGAAATGTTGAACACGGCTGAGAATTGTGCTGACACTCTCACTGTTCTTGAGAGGCAGAGGGCTCGTTTCAAATGGCAACAAGATCAGCTTTTGTAtcagcagcaacaacagcagcagcagccattCAATGGGATGATGGATTACGGGGCTGGATTTCCACCGTCGGATCACCTCACCGGGTTTCCGGGCTTCATGAGTGCAGCCGGcgacggcggcggtggtggtgggtTGTCACTTGTGGAGATGGTAATGGGAGCAGTGAAGCCTGATCCTGGTTTGGAAGATGGGTGGTCTGATCCTTCTCTGTTGTTGAATCCCCCCACTGCTTATGAACTCAATTCTTCTCTTTCTAGAACCTCCAGCTGCCCGCCGGCGGTGAATCCAGCGGCGGCGGCTGGAAGAGAAAGcttcaagaaaaggaaagctgAGAAAGTTCAGAAACCCATTaacaacaaagagaagaagatcaaagcaagttcagaagaagaagaagaagaagaagaagaagaagaattatcAAAAACTACAGATCAAAACAGCACCAAGAACAACAATTCAACCACAACTACAACCACAACAAACAACAACAGAGAAACTTCAGCTGATACCTCCAAAGCCTCAGAGGTTAAAAAGCCTGATTACATTCATGTCAGAGCTCGCCGTGGCCAAGCCACTGATAGCCATAGCTTAGCAGAAAGA GCTAGAAGGGAAAAAATCAGTGAAAGAATGAAGTACTTGCAAGATTTAGTACCAGGATGCAACAAAATCACTGGAAAAGCTGGAATGCTCGACGAGATCATAAACTATGTTCAATCTCTTCAAAGACAAGTTGAG TTCTTGTCCATGAAGTTAGCTGCAGTTAATCCAAGGCTGGACTTCAATGTGGATGATCTCTTCCTCAAAGAg gTATTTCCCCCTCCTTGCACCACCGCAACCTTCGCGGCGATTGGTGGAATTTCATCAGAGATCACAGATCCTTCATCCTACTTACAATTTAATCCAAACAATCAACAAATCGTTCCGTGTTGTGGATTAGAAATGGGAATTAATACCTCCGATGTCGCTCTTCGAAGAACAATCAGCGCCCCTGTTTCTTTCCCGGAAAATTTCCTCGATTCATCCTGCCTCACC CAATTTCAAGGCTCCTCAGGGTGGGACGTGGATTTGCAGAATCTGTACAATGTGGGTTTCGATCAAGGAAGATCATCAAACGCCTTTTCATCTCAACCTTACACAG gttCGATCGAAGGAAGCAATGTAAAAATGGAACTGTGA